Proteins found in one Actinokineospora alba genomic segment:
- a CDS encoding MFS transporter gives MTGTTGRGRSIAIGAGGLAVLLGALDTYVVVSVIRQIIEDLQIPINRLEKVTPIVTGYLLGYIAAMPLLGQASDRFGRKLLLQLCLLGFLVGSVVTALSGDLTVLVTGRVIQGVASGALLPVTMALAADLWAENRRSTVLGAVGAAQELGSVLGPLYGVAIASLPLWADISGWRAVFWVNVPLAVIAMVAVQLTVPAHQRAENPVRVDVVGGLLLAVTLGLAVIGLYNPTPRDAVLPSWGPGMLVGAVVALVAFLLWERRARTKLIDPAGVAMRPFLASLGVSAAAGAALMVTLVNVDLFAQSLLGDDDSGAVFVLLRFLIALPIGALVGGFAAARFGDRIVTVIGMLIAGIGYLLMSGWTVDVESTTRVLGLPTLDTDLVVAGFGLGLVIAPLSAAVLRVVPAERHGVASAGVVVARMTGMLVGVAALSAWGLHRFHSLTANLNPPLPFGMDEAEFARQMAAYTTRLKEALVTQYTDIFLITSIVCAAGAVLALLITSGHGRARIGGRDRVEVAS, from the coding sequence CCGGCAGATCATCGAGGACCTGCAGATCCCGATCAACCGGCTGGAGAAGGTCACCCCGATCGTCACGGGGTACCTGCTGGGCTACATCGCGGCGATGCCGCTGCTGGGTCAGGCGTCGGACCGGTTCGGCCGCAAACTGCTGCTGCAGCTGTGTCTGCTCGGGTTTCTGGTGGGCTCCGTGGTCACCGCGCTCTCCGGTGATCTCACGGTGCTGGTCACCGGGCGGGTGATCCAGGGCGTCGCGAGCGGTGCGCTGCTGCCGGTGACGATGGCGCTGGCCGCCGACCTGTGGGCGGAGAACCGGCGCTCGACCGTGCTCGGCGCGGTCGGCGCGGCGCAGGAACTCGGGAGCGTGCTGGGGCCGCTGTACGGGGTGGCGATCGCGAGCCTTCCGCTGTGGGCCGACATCTCCGGGTGGCGAGCGGTGTTCTGGGTGAACGTGCCGCTGGCGGTGATCGCGATGGTGGCGGTCCAGCTGACGGTGCCCGCACACCAGCGCGCCGAGAACCCGGTGCGGGTCGACGTCGTCGGCGGGCTGCTGCTCGCGGTGACGCTCGGGTTGGCCGTGATCGGTCTCTACAACCCGACCCCGCGCGATGCGGTGCTGCCGTCCTGGGGTCCGGGGATGCTTGTCGGCGCGGTGGTCGCGCTGGTGGCGTTCCTGCTGTGGGAGCGGCGCGCGCGGACCAAGCTGATCGACCCGGCGGGGGTGGCCATGCGGCCGTTCCTGGCCTCGCTCGGCGTGTCCGCGGCGGCCGGTGCGGCGCTGATGGTGACGCTGGTGAACGTCGATCTGTTCGCCCAGTCGCTGCTCGGCGACGACGACAGCGGCGCGGTGTTCGTCCTGCTGCGCTTCCTGATCGCGCTGCCGATCGGCGCCCTCGTGGGCGGTTTCGCGGCGGCACGGTTTGGGGACCGGATCGTGACGGTCATCGGGATGCTTATCGCGGGGATCGGCTACCTGCTCATGTCCGGGTGGACCGTCGACGTGGAGTCGACGACGCGGGTGTTGGGACTGCCCACTTTGGACACCGATCTCGTGGTGGCCGGGTTCGGGCTGGGCCTGGTGATCGCGCCGCTGTCGGCGGCGGTGTTGCGCGTGGTTCCGGCCGAGCGGCACGGGGTCGCGTCGGCGGGCGTGGTGGTCGCGCGGATGACCGGGATGCTCGTGGGTGTCGCGGCGCTGTCGGCGTGGGGGCTGCACCGGTTCCACAGCCTGACGGCGAACCTGAACCCGCCACTGCCGTTCGGGATGGACGAGGCGGAGTTCGCGCGGCAGATGGCGGCGTACACGACCCGGCTGAAGGAAGCGCTGGTCACGCAGTACACCGACATCTTCCTGATCACGTCGATCGTGTGCGCCGCGGGAGCGGTGCTGGCGCTGCTGATCACCAGCGGACACGGTCGCGCCCGCATCGGCGGACGCGACCGTGTCGAAGTGGCTAGCTAG